The following coding sequences are from one Manis pentadactyla isolate mManPen7 chromosome 13, mManPen7.hap1, whole genome shotgun sequence window:
- the LOC130678896 gene encoding succinate dehydrogenase [ubiquinone] cytochrome b small subunit, mitochondrial-like, protein MALLWRLSILGAPRSGRALSLQRPVVRPAHVSAFLQDPHAPECCGAQHIDLSHGCHSGSKAASLHWAAERGVSVVPLGLLPAAYLNPCSGMDCSLAAALTLHSHWGLGQVVTDCIPGATAQKAAKAGVLALSALTSAGLCYFNHYDVSICRAAALLWKL, encoded by the coding sequence ATGGCGCTGCTCTGGAGGCTGAGCATCCTGGGCGCTCCCCGAAGCGGACGAGCTCTTTCCCTCCAAAGGCCAGTGGTCAGGCCTGCTCATGTCTCAGCATTTCTTCAGGACCCCCATGCCCCCGAATGCTGTGGAGCGCAGCACATCGACCTGTCACACGGCTGCCACTCCGGCTCCAAGGCGGCATCTCTCCATTGGGCTGCCGAGAGGGGCGTTAGTGTTGTGCCCCTGGGCCTCCTTCCAGCTGCTTATCTGAACCCTTGCTCTGGGATGGACtgctccctggctgcagccctCACTCTCCACAGTCACTGGGGCCTTGGGCAGGTTGTCACTGACTGCATTCCAGGGGCCACAGCGCAGAAGGCTGCCAAGGCGGGTGTCCTGGCGCTCTCGGCTTTGACCTCCGCTGGGCTCTGCTACTTCAACCACTATGACGTGAGCATCTGCAGGGCTGCGGCCCTGCTGTGGAAGCTCTGA